One region of Opitutales bacterium genomic DNA includes:
- a CDS encoding citrate synthase, with translation MEESAKLTLSGKEYELPVITGTENEKAVDVRALRKDTGYITFDDGYGNTGACESEVTFINGEEGILRYRGYAIEELAAKSTFLEVAYLVIYGMLPTPAQLDTFRMKIRDNLAIHTDMEAHYVGFPASSHPMAVISAMLNSLGCYYPDMASNDREQDLEHFDDAAAVLMAKITTLAAMSFRAKRGLPYNFPNPNLRYVENFLHLMFSKPYAEFVADESVVKALDLFMMLHADHEQNCSTSTVRMVASGGANMFASASAGVSALWGPLHGGANMAVIDMLTEIHNSGDDGSRFIEDAKNGRARLMGFGHRVYKNFDPRAKILGEACENMLSSLGVSDPLLDIANRLKEAALHDEYFIKRRLYPNVDFYSGIILKTAGIPVDMFTVMFAIGRMPGWIAHWKEIAANPKGRIHRPRQVYTGATLQSFPSIEVR, from the coding sequence ATGGAAGAATCCGCCAAACTGACCCTATCTGGAAAAGAATACGAGTTGCCCGTGATTACGGGCACTGAAAACGAAAAAGCCGTCGACGTGCGGGCTCTGAGGAAGGACACGGGATACATTACTTTCGATGACGGATACGGCAACACAGGGGCTTGCGAAAGCGAGGTCACATTTATCAATGGGGAGGAGGGCATCCTCCGATACCGCGGTTACGCGATCGAAGAGCTCGCAGCGAAGTCGACCTTTCTAGAAGTCGCCTACCTTGTCATATATGGAATGCTGCCCACCCCTGCTCAACTCGACACATTCCGAATGAAGATTCGCGATAACCTCGCGATCCATACTGACATGGAAGCGCACTATGTCGGGTTTCCAGCTTCCTCTCACCCCATGGCGGTCATCTCAGCCATGCTCAATTCGCTGGGATGCTATTATCCTGACATGGCATCGAACGACCGCGAACAAGATCTGGAACACTTTGACGACGCGGCAGCTGTGCTCATGGCCAAGATTACCACGCTTGCAGCCATGTCCTTCCGCGCCAAACGCGGCCTCCCCTACAATTTCCCAAATCCAAACCTACGCTATGTAGAGAACTTCCTCCATCTCATGTTTTCGAAACCCTACGCAGAGTTCGTAGCCGACGAAAGCGTAGTGAAAGCCCTCGACCTCTTTATGATGCTGCATGCAGATCATGAACAGAACTGTTCCACCTCCACGGTTCGCATGGTGGCATCCGGCGGAGCCAACATGTTTGCATCTGCTTCCGCTGGTGTGAGCGCACTCTGGGGTCCCTTACACGGTGGAGCCAACATGGCGGTCATAGACATGCTCACTGAGATTCATAACTCCGGTGACGATGGGTCTCGCTTTATTGAAGATGCTAAAAACGGCAGAGCTCGCCTGATGGGCTTTGGACACCGCGTTTATAAAAACTTTGATCCCCGAGCTAAAATCCTGGGCGAAGCTTGTGAAAATATGTTGAGCAGCCTCGGCGTCAGTGACCCGCTCCTCGACATTGCCAACCGCCTCAAAGAAGCGGCACTCCATGACGAGTATTTCATCAAACGAAGACTTTATCCCAATGTAGACTTCTACTCGGGTATCATCCTCAAAACAGCCGGCATCCCCGTCGACATGTTCACCGTCATGTTCGCCATCGGGCGCATGCCGGGCTGGATTGCACACTGGAAAGAGATCGCGGCAAATCCAAAGGGCCGCATCCACCGCCCGCGCCAAGTTTACACCGGAGCTACGCTTCAGAGCTTTCCGTCCATAGAAGTGCGCTAA
- a CDS encoding YjbQ family protein, producing MQIEQTTLTIATRGQGTYEISDLIDTFIAGLEIKQGLVSIYCQHTSASLVIMENADASARRDLEAFINRLVPQNDPQFTHTYEGPDDMPSHIKMALTRTSETLPIHNGRIERGTWQGIFLWEHRTAPHTRKLTLTAIGS from the coding sequence ATGCAGATAGAACAAACGACACTCACTATCGCAACCCGAGGTCAGGGAACGTATGAAATTAGCGATCTCATCGACACGTTCATCGCAGGGTTAGAAATCAAACAAGGCCTCGTTTCAATTTACTGTCAGCACACCAGTGCAAGCCTCGTCATCATGGAAAACGCCGACGCCTCTGCACGGCGAGATTTGGAAGCCTTTATCAATCGCCTGGTTCCCCAAAACGACCCGCAGTTCACACATACCTATGAGGGGCCCGATGACATGCCAAGCCATATAAAGATGGCCCTTACGCGGACGAGCGAGACCCTTCCAATCCACAACGGACGGATCGAACGCGGCACTTGGCAAGGTATTTTCCTTTGGGAACATCGGACAGCACCGCATACGCGAAAACTCACGCTGACGGCCATCGGTTCCTAG
- the dinB gene encoding DNA polymerase IV, with the protein MNPLKPKARKIIHIDMDCFYASVEMREHPEWHNKPIAVGGTGRRGVLTTANYPARAYGVRSAQPTWKALDLCPHLILVRPRFEVYTEVSKQIREIFHRHTQLIQPLSLDEAFLDVTDSTSTATRIAHTIRKQIHDELDLNASAGIAPNKMLAKIASDWHKPNGQFTISPQDVDAFMKGLPIQKIWGIGPKTAKWMQHHGIHTCGDLQAVDLAMLIQRFGKYGNDLYNMCRGIDERPVNPDRARKSASTERTLSENCTEVEILAGILADLHAEFFDDMQNKSYFERANKAFLKLKFSDFSRTSIETTGSDFSLEHYQSLLQQAFHRNPLPVRLIGIGIRLDDKAAVHHQLDFFDTFLHD; encoded by the coding sequence GTGAACCCTCTCAAGCCAAAGGCCCGAAAAATAATCCATATCGACATGGATTGCTTTTATGCATCAGTGGAAATGAGAGAGCACCCAGAATGGCACAATAAGCCGATTGCAGTGGGCGGCACGGGCCGCCGTGGCGTACTGACGACAGCAAACTATCCTGCTCGTGCCTATGGCGTGAGATCTGCGCAACCCACTTGGAAAGCACTCGATTTATGCCCTCATTTAATTTTAGTCAGACCGCGTTTTGAAGTTTATACTGAAGTATCGAAACAAATAAGAGAGATCTTTCACAGACATACTCAGCTGATCCAGCCTTTGTCACTCGATGAAGCATTCCTCGATGTGACTGACAGCACATCGACTGCGACACGCATTGCCCATACGATCCGTAAACAAATACACGACGAGCTAGACCTAAATGCATCTGCAGGGATAGCGCCCAATAAAATGTTAGCCAAGATCGCGAGCGATTGGCATAAGCCCAACGGTCAATTCACAATCTCGCCGCAAGATGTCGACGCCTTCATGAAGGGTCTCCCTATTCAAAAAATATGGGGTATTGGTCCCAAAACAGCAAAATGGATGCAGCATCACGGCATCCATACTTGTGGAGACCTGCAGGCTGTTGATTTAGCTATGCTCATCCAGCGTTTTGGGAAATACGGAAACGACCTATATAACATGTGTCGTGGAATTGATGAACGCCCAGTAAATCCAGACCGTGCTCGCAAATCCGCATCCACCGAGCGCACCTTATCTGAAAACTGCACAGAAGTGGAAATACTTGCGGGCATTTTGGCAGATCTCCACGCAGAGTTCTTTGATGACATGCAGAACAAGTCTTATTTCGAACGTGCCAATAAAGCGTTTCTGAAGCTGAAGTTTTCCGATTTCTCAAGAACCAGCATAGAAACCACGGGCTCAGATTTCAGCCTGGAACACTACCAATCCCTGCTGCAACAAGCGTTTCACCGCAACCCGCTGCCAGTAAGACTCATTGGCATTGGGATTCGCCTCGATGATAAGGCTGCAGTCCATCACCAATTAGACTTCTTTGATACTTTCCTTCATGATTGA